GCGCGCGCCTGTTTGGGCGGTGCCTTGGCCACGGCACGAGTTGGTGCGGCTGCGCGCGGTTTAGTCATTCTCGTCACGCTGGGTCCTTGATAATCTCATAGGCCGGGGTGGCGCGACCCCGGCTGTGGTGCAACCAGATGGTGATGGCCAGAAACAGGCTCAGCGCCGCGGCACCAAACCCCAGCGAGCCCCTTACGTCGCGGTCGCTTACCAGCATCGACACGAAAAGCGGTCCAAGGCTGGCGCCGAGAAGTTGCGCCCCGCCCAGTAAAACGGCGGCGCGGCGGGTCGGATCCGCCTCGATCGCCATCGGCACCAGAAAAGGCAAGGCGAACAACCAGAGAAAACCGAACAGGCCGGCGAGAAAGATGAACAAGACGGCGGAAGGAAGCAGCGCAAAACCGGCCACCACGCCGAGATTGGCCAGGCCGCACAATAGCAGCATATGCATCCAGCGTACCCGGCCAGCCAGGATCGTCGCCAGGGCACCGCCCGCCACCTGGCATGCGAGCGAGACCGAGACCGCAATGCCGATTACCGCCGGTCCATGGCCAGCCTGGCGCGACAGCGGCTCGGCATAGACCCAGACCCCGCCGATCGCGGCGAGATAAAGGAATGCCGCTACCAGCGCGATCCATCCCCTTGCCCCGGGCAGAGCGACCGCGCTCGTCTCCATGGCATGGGCCGGCAATGGCGCGAACCGGCGCGGCAACCCGATCACGGCCAGCATCGCGGCAAGGCACAGCAAGGCGAGCGAGAGGAAGCCGCCATCGGCGCCGAAACGCGGCATCACGGTTGCCGCCAGCACCGCCGCCCAGACGAACTGCGCAAGGGTCTGGGTCGTCAGATAGATACCGGCCCAGCGCTCCGGCGTGGGTGAGCGGGCAATCATCGCCAGCGTGATCCAGATAAGGATGCCGCTCGGCAGCCCCGCCGCCGCGCGGATCAGAACAAGGTCGGTGCCGCGCAGATGCATGGTCGCGGCATCGATCGCGGCAAGCGCCAAGCATGCCACCATGGCGATGACACGCAGCCCGACCGGCTTGAGCAATGCCCCGGCCAGCAGCGCCGCCGCGCCCATTGCGAGCAATTCGACCGTCGCGGTATAGCCCAGCTCAGTCGCCGTCAGCCGCCCTTCGCCGGCCAGCGCGCCAAGCAGCAGCGGCTGCAGTCCGGGAATGAGAATGCCGACGATCCCGAAAATCAGCGCCGCGCTGATCTCACCCCCCGACAAAGTGTGTCCGCCCACCCATTGGGGCGCTTCGCGCTCATCGATCATGATGCGAAGACCGGCGGACGGCGATGCGCCCAGGGACATGCCGCTTCGAGTTCGAAGGCGAGTTCGAACAACAGGCGTTCCTGACCCACATCGGCGGCGAATTGCATGCCGACGGGAAGGCCGTCCGCCGTCCAGTGCAACGGCACGCTCATCGCCGGCGCAGCGACGTAATTCTGCAAATTGGTCAAATTCATGAAGTCGAAGATGCGCGCCGAGAGCATAGTAGCCGGCACATCGCCGGCGATCCAACCGGTCTCGACCGGTGGCGTGAGCAGGACCGGCGACAGGATAACGTCGAACCGCGTGAACCAGTCGCGATAGGTGTGGATCATGGCCTGCTGACGGACCAGCGCAGCATCCACGTCCCCAACGCCGAACGATGCGCCAAGACGCGCCAGATTCAGCGTGAAGGGCTCGAACATCGTCTCATCGGGTTCATGCCCAAGCATCTCACGGGCCATACCGACAGCAGCCGCCGCGCCGGTCGAGAAAGCGAGGGTGAAATCCCGGACCAGCACATCGCCATCGATCGGCCAGGTCGTGGCGTCGACGTGATGGCCAAGCTGCTCCAGCAAGCGGATGGTGGCGTCAAGGCCGTCGGCGACATCCATAGCCGGCATTTGAGCGGCGATACCTTCACTCAGATAACCGATCCGCAGCCGGCGTTGCGCCGGGCCACTCACCAGCCCGACAAAGGGCAAGCCCGATTCATCTGCGGATCTTTCGGTGGCAGCGAACAGGGTGGCGGAATCCCGGACGCTTCGGCTCAGGCAATGTTCGACAGTCAGATCGAACCGTCCGGCCGGTGCCTGCGCTCCGACCAGCCGGCCAGTCGACGGTTTCATGCCGAACAAGCCGCAGGCCGATGCGGGAATGCGGATCGATCCACCGCCATCCGCCGCATCGGCGAACGGCACGACACCCGCGGCAACAGCCGCCGCCGAGCCACCGGACGAGCCGCCCGGCGTGCGAGTCAGATTCCATGGATTGAGCGTCGGACCAAAGGCGAGCGGTTCGGTGGTCGGCAGGAATCCGAACTCGCCCAGCGCGGTCTTGCCGATGACCACCAGCCCCTGCTCTTCCAGCTTGGCGATCGATGAACTGGGCGCGGTCGCCGGCGGCAAGGCGCTTGTCATCCGCGACCCCCAGCGCGTCTGCACGCCGGGCACGTCGTACATATCCTTGACGAGATACGGCACGCCGGCAAACGGCCCTTCGAGACCCGGCGCAGCAGCGCGTGCGCGCGCTTGTTCGAACAAGGGCGCGATCAGGAAATTCAGTACCGGCTGCAGCGCCTCGGCGCGCGCGATCGCGGCGTCGACCCCCTCTACCGCACTGATATCACCGCGCCGGATCATCGCCGCCGTTTCGGTGGCGTCAGCGACTGGCGGGAAGAAAACAGGTTCGATCATGCAACGCTCCGAATTCGACGGATCATGACCACCCCGCACAGCGCCAGGCAGGCCGAGAGCGCGTACAGCATCGGGTAGCCGGCATAGCTCACGACCAGCCCCGCAATCGCCGGAGCAAGGACCTGAGGCAATGCGTTCGCCACGTTGATCACGCCGAGATCCCGGCCGCGATCGGCGGCGCTTGGCAATACCTGGGTGATCAGCGCGAACTCGACCGACGTGTAGATGCCAAAGCCAGCACCGAGAATGGCGGCGGCGATCAAGGCACCAGTCCAGCCAGGCCCGGCAGCGAGGATCGCCATGCCGCATGCCAGCAGGATCCCTGCAATAACGACGAAGATTTTTCGCCGCCCCGATCGGTCGGACAGGAACCCTGCCGGGATCATGACCAGCACCATGGTCCCGACATTGATCGCGGTGATCGTCACGAGATCGGCGGCCGGATCGGCCCGGTGCATGACGTCGCCGAGATAATAGAGCAGATACAATGTGCCGATCGCATAGACGAGGTTGACCGCGAAACGTGTCATCCATGCCCAGCCCAGATCGGGATATTGACGAGGATCGATCCAGAAGCCGGCGAGAAAGGGCATCCAGGCAAACGCCGGTCGATCCCGCCGATCGAGGATGAGATCGCGGCGCAGTGCGAGATAAGGTAGCGCCGCCGCGACCAGGATCGCGACACAAATCAGATAAGCCGCGGCAATGTTCGGCAACGCGGCTTCCGCCGCCGCGACCCCACAGACCAGCCCCAATATCTGCGCGATCCCGAGCCAGCCGCCGACCGATCCGCGTTGCGCCACGGGAACCTGATCCGGCACCGCAGCGACGACCGCCGCAAACATCGCGTTAAGCGAAGTCTGGGCAAGACACCAGCCAATCACCATGACGGCTATGCTGTTCGCCGTGGCAAGCAGGACAAGGCTCGACGCGCCGCCGACGACGCCAAACAACACCCAGGGCAAGCGCCGGCCGAAACGCGAAACGGTGCGGTCGGACAATGCGCCAAACAGCGGATTTGCGATCAGCGAGCAGACCGCGCCCGCCGCGGTGACGATCCCGAGTGCGGCAACCTTGTTCTCAGGCGCGATCGCTTGTGCCTGCACGCCGAGAAGCAGCTGAATTGGCCCAAACAGGGCCACCCACAAACCGAAATTTGCGCCCGAGATCGCCGCGATCCAAGGCCATTTTACCGCGCGTTCGGGCTCGGCGATCACTGGCGGGGCAGCGACGGACAGAGCCATGGTCATGCGCCGCCGGCCGATTGTCCGCGGATCAGGTCGCGATACCAGAAATAGGAATCCTTCGGGGTCCGCGCCATCGTGTCATAATCGACATGGACCAGCCCGAAGCGCTGTTCGTAACCCGCCGCCCATTCGAAATTGTCGAGCAGCGACCAGACGAAATAGCCACGCACATCGGCACCATCATCCATGGCCCGACGCAGCGCACGGAGATGGCCGTCGAGAAAGTCGATGCGACGCTGGTCCGCAACCCGGCCCCGCGCATCCGGACCGTCGGCGTAGGAGCAGCCATTTTCGGTGATGCAGATCGGCGGCAAGGCGTCGCCATAGCGCTGCCGCAGGAGCGCCAGCATCTCCGACAGTCCGTCAGGCACCACCGGCCAGTCGAAATCGGTGCGCGGATATCCTTCTATCTCGGGCAGGTCGAAGGGAAGATCGGAAGGTATTTCAAAACCATCCACGATCCGCGCGGTTGCGCTCGGCGCACCGACACGGACGGGGTTGTAGTAATTGAGTCCATACCAATCGAGCGGCGCGGAAATGATCTTGAGATCGTCCTCCACCGGGCCGGGCATCGCTGCAGCGAGCCCGTCGGGATAGCGCCCAAGCAGCAACGGGTCCGAGTACAACCAGTTGACGAGCGTTTCGTATAAGCCCGCGGCGGCCCGGTCCTCGGCCGAATCGCTCGTTGGCCAGACCGGTGCCTGATTATTGGCAATCCCAATCTGACGCCCGCCAGCGGCGCGGAGCGCCTGCACCGCAAGCCCATGGCCGAGCAATTGGTGATGTGCGACCGGCAGCGCGTCCATCCCCAGCGTGCGACCAGGGGCGTGCGCACCAAGCGCATAGGCGAAATTGGTCAGCACCATCGGTTCGTTGAGCGTGATCCACATGCCCACCCGGTCGGCCAGCCGCTCCGCGACAATCGCCGCATAATCGGCAAAGCGATACGCAATATCGCGGTCGAGCCAGCCGCCCGCTTCTTCGAGCGGTTGCGGCGTGTCCCAATGGAACAGCGTCGCGACCGGCGTGATGTCCGCGGCACAAAGTTCATCGACAAGCCGATCATAGAATGCGAGGCCGTCGCGGTTGGCGGCACCACTGCCCGTCGGCACGACCCGCGGCCATGCGATCGAAAAGCGGTAGTCGGTCACGCCGAGTTCACGCATCAGCCCGACATCTTCGCGATAACGGTGATAATGATCCGCCGCCTTCGCGCCGCTCGAACCATCCATGATCCGCCCCGGCTGATCACAGAAAATGTCCCACGTCGAAGGACCGCGGCCGCCTTCCGCCGCAGCGCCTTCGATCTGATAGGCAGAGGTCGAGACACCCCAGCGGAAACCTGCTGGAAAACTGGGTCGGGCATTCATATCGCAATATCCCGATCAGAAACGCGCGCCGAGTTCGACACCCCAGAAGCGCGGACGATCCATCCGGACATAGGGCGTTCCGAGGGTCTCGGCGGTGATCAGGTTGAGCGTTCGCGGCGTACGGACGTCGAACAGATTGTCCGCAAACAGCGCCACCGAAAACCGATCGTCAGGGGAACGCCAACCAAGCCGTGCATTGACGATTTCACGGCTCGATCGCAATTTCGTGAGCTTGGAGAAATCGATGAGGTCACCGTAGACTGGGTCATTCTCGAGCTTCTGATCGCTGGCGCGAACGGCATCGTTGACGCGCACATGCGAGGTATAGCTGTAGCTGGCATCGGCGAAGATCGACGAGCCGCCACCGATCCGGTGATCATAATGCGCGCCGACCACGAATCGCAGGCTTGGCTCGCCGGTCGGCTGGCCGGAAATATCGACATCCCGCTCGATACGTTTCGACCAGGTCGAGTCGATGTAACTCGCAACGCCGCTGAGCTTCAGGCTCTTCGACACGACGAATTGCGTTTCCAGATCAATGCCATAGGCCTCGCTATCGCCCGATTGCGTGACATATTGCGGGACACCAGAACCAGCGACATTATCCAGGATGATCGACTGACGATTGGCATATTTGAAATAATAGCCCGAGACGTTGAACCGCAGGCGCCGGTCGAACAATTCGGTCTTCGCGCCCGCCTCGTAACTCCACACCGACTCCGGCGCGAAGAAGGAATTGATCTCCACGCTGTTGAACCCACCCGCCTTGTAGCCGCGCGTGGCCGAGGCGAAGAGCAGCACATCGTCGGTCGCCTTATAGTCGATCACGAAGCGCGGGCTGACGTCGGAGAATTTCCTCTTGCTGGTGAAACGAATCCCTTCAAGCGGGCCGGCGTTAAAGATGATGTCACCCCCAATCGCGGCATCCAAGAAAGTATTGACGTCGATCATCGCGGCATCGGGAAATGGCGGCTCCGCTTGGGGATTTACCGCCAGAATAATTGCATTGAATAATGCCCCTGGCGCCGTCACCGCGCTCAAACCCGGCGAAAAACGCGGGCCGTTCAACCACGAGAAATTCTTCTCGTCACGCGTGTAACGCAGGCCCACCGTGAGATTGAGCTTCGGCGTAACCGCCAGCGTTGCATCGCCGAATGCCGCATAGGATTTGTTGCGCGTGTAGTTGTTCATATCCTCACGCCAGGGCAGACCAAAAACCGGCAGGCCGAAACTGTCGAGGAGGGAGAAGACCGGGAAACCGACCACGGCGCCTAGCGTGGTATCGATCGAGTCGGTGAAGGCCGTGACCCTGCTCGTCTGTCGCCCACGCTCCTGGAAGTAGCTGGCCCCGACGACCAGGTTCAGCCGATCGCCCGAATGCGCCAGCCGAAATTCCTGATAGAAGCTGCTGTTCTTCTCGATATTCTCGGTGTCGAGGTAGTGCGAAATGAGGTTGGTGCCGTCCTCATCCTCGCGATTGCTGGTGGTGAATTTCTTGTAAGCGCTGATGCTGGTCAGCGTGACCGGGCCGAAGTCGTGATTGGCGGTCAATGTCACGGCGTTGAGGATACGCGCCTCTCGCGATTGGATGACATCGTTGGTGAACGGGCCGTCGGGATCCTGGCTCAGCGCGAACGGGCCAATGCCGATCGCAGCGGGGCCGTCCTTGTCAGTATCGTCATGATCGTAGCTGAGCGTGATGTCGGTATCGCTGCTCGGTTCGAAGCGCAGCGCAGCGCGACCGGACCAGTTATTCTCGCGTTCGTAATGCGCGCCGGTGACGGCATCGGTCAGATATCCGCGGCGTTTGTTGTAGACCCCGTTCACGCGCAGGAAGAGCGTGTCGGTGATCGGCACATTGACCATCGCATCGATGCGGTGCTTGCCATAGTTACCGATGCGCACCGTCGCCGCGGCTTCGAGCTTGTCGACCGGCTTTTTGGTGATGATCGAGATCGCGCCGGCCGAGGTGTTACGGCCGAACAAGGTTCCCTGTGGCCCCTTCAGCACCTCGACGCGTTCGATATCGTTGAAGAAGATCAGCGCCGCGCCGGAGCGCGCAGAATAGACGCCGTCGATGAAGATGCCGACCGCCGGATCGGTGCCGATGCCGAAATCGTCTGTGCTGACGCCGCGGATCGTAAAGGATGGCTGAGTCACTGAAGAGTCGTTGATCGACAGGCCCGGCGTGAAGGTATCGAGATCGCCAATAGTTTGCGCGCCGAGCGAGGCGATCGCCTCGGCGTTGAAGGCGGTGATGCTGATCGGCACGTCCTGAAGAGACTGTTCGCGTTTTTGCGCGGTGACGATGATATCGTCGAGACCCGAACTCTCGGCCGCCTGGCCGGAAGAATTGGCTGCTTGAGGCTGAGCCTCCTGCGCCACGGCCTGGCCACTTGCGACCAGGGCAACGCTACTCGCAGCCGCCAGCAAGATCTTTTGGTACAGCATATCCACCCCTTCCCGTTTTCGGTTCAGGTAGAAAAATCTAGCTATCGCTATTATATAGTCAAGACTATTTTACAGGCGTCCTAACGGCTGGAATTTCAGACGAAACAGCCGATTTCGGCGAGGTTGGATGCCACCGGATAGCCGGTCACCTTGACACCCGCCGCATCGAGCCAGGCATGTGCGTCGATCGGCTTCTCGTCACCGCGCCCGGCGCCGAAATGCATGACCGTGGGAATACCGCGCCGCCGCAGCATCGTCTGCGCGGCCATCGCCTGTTGCAGACACACCGAGCGAAACGGCATGAATGGCGCAGATGCACGCACCGCCCAGCCGATATCGCGGGCGAGTTTCATCTGACCGGGCGTCGCGCCCTCGCCATGAGCCGCGACGCGCGGATCGGTCGGCGGCACGAAGGCACCAAGCGTCTTCGCGATCTTGCTAAAAGGAAACAGCAACAGTCGCACGCGCGCGGACAACATGCTCGCCGACGCCTCGATCACCAGCGCACGCCGATGATGGCCGACGCCGCCGAGCGTGCGGACCTTACGGGCGAGTGACCGCAACCGCGCCATGTTTTTCCATCTGTTCGAGAAACGCTTCGACCTCGGTACGGCAGGTATCGGGTTCGATCACGAATTCGCGTTGCAGCGCCGCGCAGACCGCATCGATATCGTTCGGCGTCTCGATCAGCTCCCAGATGCGTGCGCCGACCTCGTTGACGCCGAGATAATTGCCCTTCTCCGCGCTCATCATCATGATCTCATCGCCCACGCGCGCGCTGAGCCAGTCACCCCGTCGCTCGATCAACCCGCCATCCTTTCGGTCATATCCCGTGCCGGCGCATAACCGAGCCGCGCCATCATCGGGGCGTGGTCGCGCTCGATCCTCGCGACCTGTTCGGTACTTAGCTCATCACGCCACCCGCCCGAAACCCCGCGACGGAAGAAACTGCCGGGACCGGCACCGGCCTTGGGCCGTGGCGCCTCGCGGAAACCGCGTGCTTCCTCCTGCTTCTTCAATTCGCCGAATTCGGCGAAGCCGGCCGCGCGGGCGGTTTCCTCGTGCGTCGCGTCGATGCCGGCAAAGGCGAGCGCCGTGCGTAGCATGCCACCGGTATCGGCGTGCATATCTTCATAGCGCACCAGATGGACCGGAATGTCGGTTTGAGCCAGCCAAGCCTGGATGAAACCGCTCCATCCCGCCAGTTGCTGACGCAGCTGATTGGGCTGGCGGTCGCGATGACCGCAAAATGCCGAACCGGCATCGGCCATGAAGCCGATCGCATCGTCGATGCTGGTGCGATTGTGATTGGCGAGCGAGGGCGCGACGTCGCGCGGGTCGCGCACGATCAGGATCGCGCCGTCGGCACCTTTGATGCCCGCCAGCAACGCGCCGCCGTCGGGATTATAAGTGTAGGAATCGTGCGTCTTCACAAAGCGGGTGTGGCCGATCATCGTCTCGGCCTCTTCCGGATCATCTTCGAGGACTTCCTGTGCCAGCGCTTCGTACACCATGGGTCGGAGCCGGTCGCACTCCTCATGCGTGAGCAGCGACGACGGGAACATCATGACCGAATCGAACCAGGCGCGCGCACTGGCGATGCCGCTACGCTCGGGAATGTCGTTGATGTCGACCGGCGTATCGCGGCGCAGATTGGCGACCAGCATCCGGAACCAGGTGTTGCCCGATTTCGGATAGGAGGCGAGCCAATAGGTCTTCCTCAAGCGGCGCGCTCCAGCAGGCCGAGTTCGCGCCAGTGCGCCTCGAGCCAGCCGATCACGGCGGGGAATTTGGCGAAGTTGAGCTCGCGGGTCAGCGTGAACACACCGGCGCGCTGGCTGATCGACGCTGCAGCCTGGAAATAGAGCGGCTGTTGTTTCATCCGCCGCACCATTGCCGGGCGATAGGCGTTGCCGCGCACCATCAGCGCGCCATCGACGATATTGGGGCGCAGGATTCCCGGCGCCGCCGGTGGCCGCGCCTCGCGCAACACATAGATTGCGGCGAGCGGCAGCGCGACAACCGAGGCGGCGCGCGGTTCGACATAAAATTTCTCGAGTACTTTACGTACCGGCGCCGCGCGGCGTTCAGCCATGTCGAGCTTGTCGATCGAATTCTGCCACAGTTTGAGCTGACGCCCGTCGGGCTGGACCCAGGGCAATCCGCTCGTGTCCATCGAAATGCCGCAAAAATCATCGGTGACAAGATCATAACCGGCATCGGACAAGGCCGCCGCCAAAGTCGATTTTCCAGCCCCTGACGGTCCACAGAACAATACCGCGCTGTCACGCACGCGAACCGCGCTGGCGTGGAGCACGATGCGTTCGCGCTGATGGAGCAGAATACCGAAGCCGGTACCGCTGACGAACACCGCCGCCTCTTCCGATGCGATACCGTCGGCGGTGGCGAAGACGATCTCGCGCCCTTCGGTCAGCAGCATCCGGATGATCCCGGGGACTTCGAGCAGGAATCGGCCCTGAGCGACCTGCCAGGTAGGGCCGAGCGATTCCGCATCCTCCAGCGCCGCCGGAACATCGCCTTCGCGAATGACCACATCAGGGGTGACGCCGGGTAGCTCCGGCGCCGCAATCAACCCGGGGAGTACCAGCGAACTCGCAACCGACAGTCCGGAAACGGTATAAAAGAACACGCGGACTCCCCCCGATGACACGCTGGCCTCATGCCCCGATGAACCGTGACTTATGTGGCCAATTTGACGCCGGGGCGCAATCGCCTCCGTACGGCGGCGCGTCCCACCGTCGGATCAGGCGTCCGCCTGTTCCAGCGCTTCGCTCGCCTCGAGCCATTTCACTTCCGCCGCCTCAAGTTTCTCGGCAACATCGGCGCGGCGTTTCATCAATTCGCTCATCGGCAGCTTCGATAGCGCAGGCTCGGCGGTCGAGGGATCGAACATCGCCTTGTCGAGCGCGCTCTGCTCGGCCGTCAGCTTCACGGTAACCGCCTCAGCCTCCTGGGCGGCCTTGCGTAGCGCCTGAGTCTTTTCGCGGTCCTGCGCGGCGGCCTTCTTATCCTTCTTGGCCGTTTTGGCGCCGCCATCCTGCTTGGGCTGGTTCTTGCCCAGGATCAGGTCGGTATAATCGTCGAGGCTACCGGTAAATTCGGTCGCCGTGCCATTATCGACCAGCACCAGCCGGTCGGCGGTCAGCTCGATCATGTGGCGATCATGGCTGACCACCACCACAGCACCTTCATAGGCGTTGAGCGCCTGGACCAGGGCCTCGCGAGCATCGACGTCGAGATGGTTGGTCGGCTCGTCGAGGATCAGCATGTGCGGCGCCTCACGCGTGATCAACGCAAGCGCGAGCCGGGCGCGTTCGCCACCCGACAGCTTGCCGACCTTGGTTGTCGCCTTCTGCCCCGAAAAGCCGAAGCGGCCGAGCTGAGCGCGCACCGCGGCGGGCGTCTTGCCGCCCATCATGCGAGTCATATGCTCCAGCGGCGTGTCGTCGCCGTCGAGTTCCTCGACCTGATATTGGGTAAAATAACCAACGCGCATCTTGCCCGATGAGGTCATGCCGCCCTCCATCGGCGCGAGCTGCGCTGCAAGCAGGCGGGCAAGCGTGGTCTTGCCGTTGCCGTTGCGGCCGAGCAGCGCGATCCGGTCGTCCGGGTCGAGCCGCAGGTTGAGGCGGCGCAGGATCGGCTTGTCCTCGGTATAACCGACCGCGGCCATGTCGAGCGTGACCAGCGGCGGTTTCAGTTCGTCCGGGCTGGGGAAATCGAACGTCAGCGTAGGATCCTCGGCGAGCGAGGCGATCGGCTGCATCTTGGCGAGCATTTTGGCGCGCGACTGGGCCTGTTTGGCGGTCGAGGCGCGCGCCGAATTGCGCGCGACATAGTCCTGCAGCTTGGCGCGCTGTGCGTCCTGACTGGCCTTGGCAGCGGCGAGCTGCGCCACGCGTTCGGCACGCTGGCGCTCGAAAGAATCATAACCGCCGGTGTACATCGTCACCTTGCCGCCCTCGAGATGGAGGATGGTGTCGACGACATTGTTGAGCAGGTCACGCTCATGGCTGATCACGACCATCATCGCCGGATAGCTTTTCAGGAAGCTCTCCAGCCACAGCGTCGCTTCGAGATCGAGATGGTTCGACGGCTCGTCGAGCAGCAGCAGGTCGGGTTCGGAGAACAACAAAGAAGCGAGCGCAACGCGCATCTTCCAGCCGCCCGAATAACTGTCGAGCGGGCGATTCTGCATCTCTTCGTCGAAGCCGAGACCAACGAGGATCGTCGCGGCGCGCGCATCGGCGGTATAGGCGTCGATCGCCATCAGCCGTTCATAGACTTCACCGAGCCGGTCGGCATCCTCGCATGTCTCGCTTTCGAGCAGTAGCGACGCGCGTTCGGTATCGGCGGCCAGCACCGCTTCGATCGGCGTCGTGACCCCGGAGGGCGCTTCCTGCGCGATATAACCGATGCGCGTCTTGCGCGGCATCTCGATCTCGCCGTCATCGGGCTCGAGCTGACCGATCATGACTTTCATCAGGGTGGATTTGCCCGCGCCGTTGCGGCCGATGAGCCCGACACGGCTCTTCGGCGGCAGCGCGGCAGTCGCGCGGTCGAGAATCGTCCGCCCGCCCAGGCGCACCGTGATACCGTTGATATTCAGCATGGGCGCGCCCCTAGCATGACAAACGTCTTGCCCCAAGTGGTGGCGGACAGGCTGCGAATGTTTCATGGAAGAAGATTGAGGAGAGTGACATGAGCGTCGCATTCCGTCGCGAGAGCGACGAGGAACATCTGGAACCCAAGTTCGAAATCCCGATCGCACCAGGACCGAACATCGTTACGTCGCGCGGTTTGAAACTGATCGACGCCAAGGTGACC
This portion of the Sphingomonas sp. So64.6b genome encodes:
- a CDS encoding PqqD family peptide modification chaperone, whose translation is MIERRGDWLSARVGDEIMMMSAEKGNYLGVNEVGARIWELIETPNDIDAVCAALQREFVIEPDTCRTEVEAFLEQMEKHGAVAVTRP
- a CDS encoding MFS transporter, producing the protein MALSVAAPPVIAEPERAVKWPWIAAISGANFGLWVALFGPIQLLLGVQAQAIAPENKVAALGIVTAAGAVCSLIANPLFGALSDRTVSRFGRRLPWVLFGVVGGASSLVLLATANSIAVMVIGWCLAQTSLNAMFAAVVAAVPDQVPVAQRGSVGGWLGIAQILGLVCGVAAAEAALPNIAAAYLICVAILVAAALPYLALRRDLILDRRDRPAFAWMPFLAGFWIDPRQYPDLGWAWMTRFAVNLVYAIGTLYLLYYLGDVMHRADPAADLVTITAINVGTMVLVMIPAGFLSDRSGRRKIFVVIAGILLACGMAILAAGPGWTGALIAAAILGAGFGIYTSVEFALITQVLPSAADRGRDLGVINVANALPQVLAPAIAGLVVSYAGYPMLYALSACLALCGVVMIRRIRSVA
- a CDS encoding MFS transporter, whose translation is MIDEREAPQWVGGHTLSGGEISAALIFGIVGILIPGLQPLLLGALAGEGRLTATELGYTATVELLAMGAAALLAGALLKPVGLRVIAMVACLALAAIDAATMHLRGTDLVLIRAAAGLPSGILIWITLAMIARSPTPERWAGIYLTTQTLAQFVWAAVLAATVMPRFGADGGFLSLALLCLAAMLAVIGLPRRFAPLPAHAMETSAVALPGARGWIALVAAFLYLAAIGGVWVYAEPLSRQAGHGPAVIGIAVSVSLACQVAGGALATILAGRVRWMHMLLLCGLANLGVVAGFALLPSAVLFIFLAGLFGFLWLFALPFLVPMAIEADPTRRAAVLLGGAQLLGASLGPLFVSMLVSDRDVRGSLGFGAAALSLFLAITIWLHHSRGRATPAYEIIKDPA
- a CDS encoding lasso peptide biosynthesis B2 protein, whose translation is MARLRSLARKVRTLGGVGHHRRALVIEASASMLSARVRLLLFPFSKIAKTLGAFVPPTDPRVAAHGEGATPGQMKLARDIGWAVRASAPFMPFRSVCLQQAMAAQTMLRRRGIPTVMHFGAGRGDEKPIDAHAWLDAAGVKVTGYPVASNLAEIGCFV
- a CDS encoding TonB-dependent receptor, whose product is MLYQKILLAAASSVALVASGQAVAQEAQPQAANSSGQAAESSGLDDIIVTAQKREQSLQDVPISITAFNAEAIASLGAQTIGDLDTFTPGLSINDSSVTQPSFTIRGVSTDDFGIGTDPAVGIFIDGVYSARSGAALIFFNDIERVEVLKGPQGTLFGRNTSAGAISIITKKPVDKLEAAATVRIGNYGKHRIDAMVNVPITDTLFLRVNGVYNKRRGYLTDAVTGAHYERENNWSGRAALRFEPSSDTDITLSYDHDDTDKDGPAAIGIGPFALSQDPDGPFTNDVIQSREARILNAVTLTANHDFGPVTLTSISAYKKFTTSNREDEDGTNLISHYLDTENIEKNSSFYQEFRLAHSGDRLNLVVGASYFQERGRQTSRVTAFTDSIDTTLGAVVGFPVFSLLDSFGLPVFGLPWREDMNNYTRNKSYAAFGDATLAVTPKLNLTVGLRYTRDEKNFSWLNGPRFSPGLSAVTAPGALFNAIILAVNPQAEPPFPDAAMIDVNTFLDAAIGGDIIFNAGPLEGIRFTSKRKFSDVSPRFVIDYKATDDVLLFASATRGYKAGGFNSVEINSFFAPESVWSYEAGAKTELFDRRLRFNVSGYYFKYANRQSIILDNVAGSGVPQYVTQSGDSEAYGIDLETQFVVSKSLKLSGVASYIDSTWSKRIERDVDISGQPTGEPSLRFVVGAHYDHRIGGGSSIFADASYSYTSHVRVNDAVRASDQKLENDPVYGDLIDFSKLTKLRSSREIVNARLGWRSPDDRFSVALFADNLFDVRTPRTLNLITAETLGTPYVRMDRPRFWGVELGARF
- a CDS encoding GH1 family beta-glucosidase, with the protein product MNARPSFPAGFRWGVSTSAYQIEGAAAEGGRGPSTWDIFCDQPGRIMDGSSGAKAADHYHRYREDVGLMRELGVTDYRFSIAWPRVVPTGSGAANRDGLAFYDRLVDELCAADITPVATLFHWDTPQPLEEAGGWLDRDIAYRFADYAAIVAERLADRVGMWITLNEPMVLTNFAYALGAHAPGRTLGMDALPVAHHQLLGHGLAVQALRAAGGRQIGIANNQAPVWPTSDSAEDRAAAGLYETLVNWLYSDPLLLGRYPDGLAAAMPGPVEDDLKIISAPLDWYGLNYYNPVRVGAPSATARIVDGFEIPSDLPFDLPEIEGYPRTDFDWPVVPDGLSEMLALLRQRYGDALPPICITENGCSYADGPDARGRVADQRRIDFLDGHLRALRRAMDDGADVRGYFVWSLLDNFEWAAGYEQRFGLVHVDYDTMARTPKDSYFWYRDLIRGQSAGGA
- a CDS encoding amidase family protein — protein: MIEPVFFPPVADATETAAMIRRGDISAVEGVDAAIARAEALQPVLNFLIAPLFEQARARAAAPGLEGPFAGVPYLVKDMYDVPGVQTRWGSRMTSALPPATAPSSSIAKLEEQGLVVIGKTALGEFGFLPTTEPLAFGPTLNPWNLTRTPGGSSGGSAAAVAAGVVPFADAADGGGSIRIPASACGLFGMKPSTGRLVGAQAPAGRFDLTVEHCLSRSVRDSATLFAATERSADESGLPFVGLVSGPAQRRLRIGYLSEGIAAQMPAMDVADGLDATIRLLEQLGHHVDATTWPIDGDVLVRDFTLAFSTGAAAAVGMAREMLGHEPDETMFEPFTLNLARLGASFGVGDVDAALVRQQAMIHTYRDWFTRFDVILSPVLLTPPVETGWIAGDVPATMLSARIFDFMNLTNLQNYVAAPAMSVPLHWTADGLPVGMQFAADVGQERLLFELAFELEAACPWAHRRPPVFAS